The following are encoded together in the Vidua macroura isolate BioBank_ID:100142 chromosome 6, ASM2450914v1, whole genome shotgun sequence genome:
- the RPL27A gene encoding 60S ribosomal protein L27a, translating into MPSRLRKTRKLRGHVSHGHGRVGKHRKHPGGRGNAGGLHHHRINFDKYHPGYFGKVGMRHYHLKRNQKFCPTVNLDKLWTLVSEQTRLNYAKNEAGLAPVIDVVRSGYYKVLGKGKLPKQPVIVKAKFFSRRAEEKIKEVGGACVLVA; encoded by the exons ATG CCTTCCAGGCTAAGGAAGACCCGGAAGCTGAGAGGACACGTCAGCCACGGCCACGGCCGCGTGG gCAAACACAGGAAGCATCCTGGAGGACGTGGTAATGCTGGTGGTTTGCACCATCACAGGATTAACTTTGATAAATA TCACCCTGGTTACTTTGGGAAAGTAGGCATGAGACACTATCACTTGAAGAGAAACCAGAAGTTCTGTCCCACTGTCAACTTGGACAAGCTGTGGACACTGGTCAGTGAGCAGACAAGGCTCAACTACGCCAAGAACGAGGCTGGCCTGGCCCCAGTCATTGACGTCGTGCGCTCG GGCTACTACAAAGTGCTGGGCAAGGGGAAGCTGCCCAAGCAGCCTGTCATTGTGAAAGCAAAGTTCTTCAGTAGAAGAGCAGAGGAGAAGATCAAAGAAGTTGGTGGTGCCTGTGTGCTTGTGGCATAA